In the Excalfactoria chinensis isolate bCotChi1 chromosome 18, bCotChi1.hap2, whole genome shotgun sequence genome, TTTGCTGCTGGAAATACATCATTAATTTCTTGCCTGTGCCACCTCAGCTTCACTTCAGCTCCTGTTAGAGCAGAAGGTCCCAAGCCATGGTCTGAGGGCTCCTGGGAGACAGGAGCAGGGAGAGCCACAGCCCACCTTCCTGGGGCTGCACATGGAATTGTTTGAGTTAGAGGGAaccctcaaaggtcatctattccaactccctgcaatgagACACCTAAGGTCaaagctggatggggctctgagcacctgatggagctgtgggtgtccctgttcgcTGCAGGGGGCtgaaccagatggcctttaagtgTCCCCTCTGACTCAATAGATCACAGAGGTGGATTTGCCACAGCACAGAGAGACTTtcctctgctgtctgctttctggTCCCTGTCCACACACCATTGCTTTGGTAGAAAGGCTGCAAGAACGTTGGTTGCAGATTGCATTTCCTCCccttgcagcagctgctttgcagccagCTGACTCCCAGATGAGCTCTCAGCTGACGGAAGGACCTCTCTCCCTTTGTCCCCGACCTCGCAGCCCGTTACTGCCTGTGCTTTCCCTACTGGCAAAAAAATCCGGGTATTCCAGCCTAGTTACCCACAGCTTCTTTACAAACCCCAACAAAAGCCACCTTAGGGGTTCCCCATCCCCAGGTCGGAGCCGCCCAAAGCCCCTCCGTCGCCCCGGCACAGCGCTGTCCCCCTGCTGTGCGTCCCACGACCACACGGGGGCGCTGCGGCTCCGCGTTGCGCAGCGGTGTCCCCACGCGGGACACGGGGTTGGGGACACGGGTGGGGTTTTGCCATGTAAAACCCCACCGTGCAAGATTTGAAGCTCCACGCCTGCCGGAGGGAATGGGATGCTTAGAGGGCCGTGGGAGGGATGTCTGAGGGTGCTGTTGTGGGCAGGATGGAATCTGTGAGCGTGGGGTGGAGAAGGGTAAGCACAGAGCCTGAGGGTAGGGGAGACCCTGGGCTGAGGTGTCAGGAAGGTGCAGGAGGGGCAGGGATGTGTCACTGGGTCCACATTGcttcccccatcccacccccttGGGTTTGGGGACATTGGAGAGGAAGACACACACCGGAGGAGTGAATCAGACCCAAATCTTTAAGCACCAGACTTGGCAGATGTGCTGTCCCGGGGTGGGATTTGCTGCATTACCATTTCAGCTGTAAGCCAGGTGTGAGAAACGAACACTGGGTGCACATCAAGCACTGGTGGGTACAGTCAGCATCACTCTGGGGGACACAGGGGACATCGTCCTGCTTTGGGGCCCAGCAGCTTGACGTGCCCTTGGGAATAAAGCAGGGCATGAGGCTGCTCCGCGTGTTGATGCTCCGCAGtggtgcagccccagccccagtcCTGGCCGTGCAGGGACAAGTTGGGCTCCATCCGTTCTCCCACTGGCTGCCAGCATTTCAAAACCAGCTCGATGGCTGAACCTCTTTGAAATTCGCCTCGTGggccttttctgtttgtttttttggaggCAGGAGAGTTCACATTCCCAAGCTTTTCCCCCTGCAGCCACTACAgcagggtttatttttttttaataaagaaagaaacaagcagagctctgcacatAACCTCGGCTTCCCTGAGCAGGGCATCACCCCCAGGCACTGGACAGAGGTTAGAGGGGGCTCTCAGAGCTTCCTTCCCACCCCAAAGGCCCAATCTCAGCTATGCCCCTACACACAGCAGCATGTACGGGGTGGAGTCCATCTTATAAAGCCACAGCTTGAAAACAAGAAGTGGTGGGGGAAAGTAAAATCTGTCATGTGGGACCCTTTTGTCCATCTCAGCCATTAATGTGGCTGCAGACACAGAAGGGCAGCACCTCCCAAACACCAACAGCTGAAGCAAATAGGAGGAAACCAAAGAAGCGAGGTGTTGGCTTCCTAGAGAAGAAAGGGACTGCTGAGCATGGAAAACAAAGGCAGCTCCTTTGGAAGTTGTAAGCACAGAAAGGAGAGCAACCACAGCTTAGCTGAACACCTCCAGCCCTCCAGGATTTAAGCATCTCCATTGGGAAGAAATGCAAGTGAAGCACGGAGAGAGCTTGCTTGGAAGAAGTATCTTACAGCAAAAACCTGCTTGGAAGAGAGCTGGGCACACACCAAACTTCGGGCTGCTTGGGGCAGGAAAGCCAAGCATGGCTGCACTACAAGCCCAGGCTCCTTTGGTTTTAAAGGACTGGCCCTGATAATGCcaagagctgcaggcaggtgggTGGGAGGAAGGGTGCTCGGCTCTCCAGGAGCCCCAGGACACTCCTGGCCCCGTGGGGCTCAAGGCTCCTTGCAGCTGGACCCggccccagctgctgcccagctgcatCGGCAGCTCTCGAAGGAAGGATGTAGCAGAGCAcaatgatttgtttttattgggaATACTTGCTTCCTGCCACCAGGATGCataagaagcagcagagaaatgtgcAGGGGTTTGGAGACCTTGCGCACGGTGTGAGGCAGCATGGGCTCACTGAAAGGGGTATTATGTAGACATCTGCTGAGCTGGGACTGTGTGAGCCAGAGGTGGCCAAGAGCAAACTGTGGGACCTGCAGCCCTCCTTCTGCAGCCAGGAGAGCAGAGcgctgtgctccagacctcccATCCCTAAggacagctgtgcagcacagtaGGGTTGGCCGTCctcatgcagcacagcaaaacccCCCTCTCAGGGCACATTGAAAGCATCTCTCTCAGAGCAtttccaggcagcagcagcgcatggctgcaggcacacagccctgcagggcagagatttctgcaggctgctctggaTATTCCCTGCTGCATCCCATGCTGAGGCTGGGACCAGATTGAAagcttttctccctctctgccAACACCCACATCCACCAACCAAGAGTtcttgcagagctgtgggaccGCGCTGGCTTCTCCCTCCTGATTTGGTGCTGCTGACCAAGGGCAGCATTCCCCATCCCACATTGGGTCACTGATGCAGAAAACCTCTTTTCCTCCATTGACTCCCCTTCCTCAAGGACAGGAACAAGCGAAAGCTGCTCAGCATCCCCTGCCTGTTCCCTCTTGCCCATTttcaacagcaaacacagagaCCTCACCAAGGCCATCCCATGCATCCCTGCATCACCCACCCCACCAGGAACATctcagtgctggcacagccGCAGCGAGCAGGATGGGGTGGGTTGGGTGCTTTGTTCAGTTGGGTGCTACCAATAAGGGGCAGCTGCCAGGAGGATCTGCAGGGCCATGGAGAAgcagggcagctgtgccacactGTATGCCACGGAGCGTGTGGGAGCCCTCAGCTTCAGCAGGTAGGCCACAGTGTGCACAATGCGTCCCacacagaagatgaagaagTGGATCCTGGCCACTGCAGGACTCGGGTCCAGCAGAGAGTACACAGCTccgaggaagaggaaggggaagatgTTCTCCATGTCGTTGCGATGCGCCCTGTGAAGACAGACAGGTTGCTCCTTCCCACCTGGCTCCCAGCCTGCTGAGGGGGTGAGTGTGGCCCCCAAAGAGCTCAGAGTCCCCCTACATGCAAGTGGGGCCAGACTTGGAGAGTGGAAGAGGAGCTGTGCTTTGAGACCCCACTCCTCCTTCTGTGCAAGGCtccacacagccccacagctcccagcccccTGGTGCTCCCTATTCAGGCCCAGACCTTGGGGGTAATTTGCCCTCTCCAGGGCTGCAAACACATTGGCAAAGTCTGACCTGGCTTGTTCTCATTGCACCACCACTGCTGTGGCTCcggttatttatttttatgggaGCTTGTCCTTTCTGACTAACTAAAAGAGGATCATCATCATTGTTGCTactattttccttcttgtagCAAAGGAACAGCTCATCTATCTCCTCCTCCCCCGGCAGTCTGGGGCTTGGTGCTATGGGATGTTtggtggagcagagctggcagcagggctcGGCATGGCTCCAGCCTCCCTTCCTGTGCAGAACCAGCCCACACAGTGCCTGGGCCAGTGCCCGGCCACCTCCTCCAGGGGACTAAAGGCAAGCACAGAGCGGGAACACCCCAAACTCACCACTGAGGACTGAGTCTCATTATGCCCATTGACCCCCAAACCCTGAGTCTCTCACACACAGCACGCTCCCATTAATGATTGAGCTGCCCTGGTTCACAGGGTCCTGCCTCGGACCTCAGGGCATTCCACCTAGCTATGCAATTAGTTAATTAATGAGCCttccagcttcctgctgctctcttggGGTGGGATGCTGGCTCCATACTCGCCTGCGGCAGCGCTCCACATCGGGGTCCTCCCGGTAGTACTGCAGCCCTCCGTTGCGCAGTGCATCCTCTGGGTTAGCAAACGCCTGCAAGAGAATGTCCCCATGCAGAACTGTCAGGGGATGCAGCTCCTGATACCTTTGGGAGGGCTTTGGGGGGttattttcatgcagttttcATAAGGGaaggttaaaataaatgaatggagCAGGAAAAAAGTGAATGGAGAACATCAGGTATCCCCTGGGTGCCTTCGGCGTGGGCATTTCTCTCCATGAAATCCACTGGGAGACTTTGCCAACAGAGCTTGCAGACACCGAAGGCAGCAGCCAAAAGATAGCAGTCAATGATGGATGGCTTTGCCCTACTGAGGCAGAAAATCCCCTGGCTGGCTCTTTGGCACTACTGTTTTCCATGGGAGGAATGGGATCCCCCGTCAGTATCCTCCCAGAGGAGAATGATGGACACAcacactgcttgctctgcaGGGATCTCAGGCAACAGCTTCACCTTGCAGCCATGTTCCAACACGGGCagtgccagggctgcagcatcactcagaaacacaaagcaaaaagcacatcCCCAGCTCCAGCGATGCCACAGCACAGGAGAACCCCCTTCTGCCTTTGGCCTGGGAGCAGAACCGTCTCCCTCCCGCTCCGCTGGTGCAATCGGAAACGCCTCGAATACTTTTGAGCTGTGCCTCAATCCCCGCCGCTGTCCCCACGTCCAAGAGCCATTTCCTCCAGCTATTGTTTCTGCTCCCTGCCACTTTGCTCTCCCGCAGCAgcgctgcagcacagaagcttGTTGCCACATTgcaaagtttctttttttttactggcaTTTCAACCACTTGTCCTTaaacttttctctctctttcctcccaGACACGGCAAACGAATgtaaacagagcagcagctcaccTGCATGGTATTTTACATCTGAAATTACTATTTAGATTAGGATTCAGAAATGATAAACATCAAGCTGCAGATGgtggaagcaaacaaaaagagccAAAGAGAAGCGAGATGGCTATCTGCCACAGCTAGAAAACCTGTTTTGCTTTCAACTGGAGTCAAAGAAAACTCAGCTTGCTTCTGCAAAACCCAGTTGGCTTTTGcaggatgaaaagaagaaagggttTGTAGTAAATCCAAACAGAAAGCCCAGCAAAAGGCAAGAGGGgtgagggaggaaaaggaaactgGGACGTACCTTCTTCCTGAGCCTCACTTGTCCCGTGATGATGGCAACGACATACATCTTTAGAATCAGGATCGTGCTGTAGAAGGCGAATGACAGGAACACGGTGTTCCCCATCATTGTGGGGGATGCAGAGCTCCTGCCTTGGCCCTACAGAGGGGGACAGGAAGGCGGCACTTCAGCTGTCAGCCCCGAGCCCCAGTGCCCCCATGGGGTCAGCCACAAGCAAAACAGTGCAGCTGAAGGGCTGGCAAGTGGTACCCAGACCCCACTGTGAGCTTCTGCTCCTTGGATGCTCCGAGCTGGGACCCAactcccccagcacagcatcaGCCTGCCCTACAACACCCCACAGACCTCCCCTCCCGTTCAGCACAGAGCATCCCTTGCCCATTGGCAGCCctggggagaaggagggaggagaaagaaggtaCCTACTTCTGCTGCACCCATTCCAGCTCTGTCCCGATCCCACAGCCCTGCGTGGCAGcgtcccagtgctcccagtccCGCCCCACAAGGACTGAGCACTTTGCACAGGCAGCCAGCCCTCCCCTCTGCACCACCTGCCAAGGAAACAGGGACAGAGCTGGCCCTTGTTCCAGCCGCATATATTGCCCACCAGACAGGATTGCCTCTGGGAGGGTCCCAAAGCCAAGAAGGATCCCAAAACCCAACAGAAGAACCCCAAAGCCCCCAAACCTGCAGAGGGAAATACAGACCAACCCGTCCCCGGGGCAGCTCCGCTTGCTTTTCTCCCAGAAGATGAATCAGAAGAGCCCAGTGCAGGCTGATCCTAGCCTAGAAAGGGGCATCTGATTATGGAGCCAGCTTTCCTAGCCATCAGGAGGGAAGACTGAGAGGATCTAAGCCTGCAAGGAGGGTCGGATCTTGGCTGCTCCTGCACTGCAAACCTTTAACTCCTCCTTCCCTTGCGCGGCCCCAGCGCTGGCAGGGAGTTCTCTGAGCTTACAAGGGCTGGACTGGGGACTCAATTCCTTTACGCACACAAAAAGGTCTATTTCAAGCAAATGGATACTTTCAGAGATCGTCTGGAAAATGAATGTTCTGGGTATGTGAGTAGTTCCTTCTGGTTTGGACTAAAATTGTTGTTTCCAGCCACAAAATAAGTCCATGAGCAGTGTAGGATGGTTTTGCTCTTTGCAAAAGAATCCATCAAAGCATTGCAACCTGTAGGACTgactctgctctgcagtgctttttaaCTGCCAAATGAGCACGCTTTGATCCGAGAGGAACCAGAGCAATGAGCAGAAATGCTACAGCCCAGGAGCAGGCTCAGGTCCTGCTGCACAAGGACAGCTGTCTCAGCAATGGTGCATGGCGGCACCccctggagcagagcagacacCGGCAGCCTTCTCTCTGTATCTGCCTCTGCACCTCCCCAGGGATCAGCACACcttgctgagcagcaggaatACACACAAGCTCAGCACCACCTGCCAACAAGCCAGGACTCCTCTTGTTTGCTCCAGCAGCAAACGTGGAGATGGAGAACTATGGGTTGTCCAGATgtgagcccagcagcagccccagaccTACGTGCATCGAATGTACAGGGGGGTGGGCACAGAACCCACATGGATGAGGATGAGGGGCAGAcgtggtgctgctgggtgcctcACGTTGAGGGACCTCGTGCTGTCGGACACGTCCATGGCAGGGCGGCACCTCCTGGCCTGCGGCAATGCAGCTGCCAGGACCTTGTTCAGCCGCCCCATTAATTGGGGTGGAAGGCAGCTGCTGATCCTCCTACACGGAGCACATCCTGCTAGGATGGAGCTATTGCCTGAACAAGAGCAGGTCCTGAGGGCAACACAACACAGCTGTGCCACAGAGCCTTGAGCACACCAGGTCGCAGCCCAAAGAAGCTGCCCAGTGCCAATGCTGCTGGTGAAAAGCACTGCGTTGTGCAGGTGAACGGTTAATGGGAGTCAGGGTTGGGCTCTGAAAGGGCTGAAGATGCACCAGACAGGTTAGAATGACCCCCAGGAGCTGTGGGAAGAGGGTAGAGGGTTTTGATGGTGGAGGAACAAggagcaggaagaaggaaagaaaaattcatgGGAAGTGCCTGAAAGAAGTGCTTAAAAATAGAAGGCTCTAATAACAACCCTTCTTTAGAAGGGATAAAAGCTGCTCTCATTTCCCACACAGGGAACTGTTTATTTGAGCAGCTGAGTTACACCACAGCATTATAACTGTGTTTTTCCAgcgctgctgtgctgggtcaTTTCCTGGTGGCACCTAAAAGTGAGAGGGCTGCTTGTGTCAGGAATCCTTCCCACTGGGGCACAGATGTGTGCGTCCTGATGGCACGGTCAGCGTTGCAAAGGGCATTTCCCATTGCCCCAATGGGCAGTTCCCCATTTTGCAGCCTGGTAGAGGaggattttgttttccctaAGACTGCAGCTCAGCCCATGGCTGCAGGAGGTTCCCAGCTGCACTCCCAGCCCATTTGGTGCCCTCCTTCCCCACCACCTCCTGTGTCTTCCAGCACGCAGCCTGCAGACATGCCCTGCCCCAGCCATCACTCGCCCTTCGCTGTGCCCAGCCCTGGGAAATccagcagcccatggcagaTTGCTCCTGCTCCAATGCAACCACAGCTTCAAGTAAAGGCGTGACTCAGCTTAGATATTCCTTAATTAAAGAGAAAGGTGCTCCACCTGCCTTTCTCCCTCCGCATGCACAAAAGGTTGTATGAGGAAGACGGGGTTAGCCCTACTCATGATGCACCCTGTGTCCCACATGAGGATGAAATCCCCTTGCTTCACATGCAGCTCCCTATTCCCCAGCTCCTGGTGTCTTCCCTGCAGCATGAAGCACAGGAGAAGATACAGCAAAGCACCTCGAAACCTCAAACATTCAGGCAAGCTCCAAACTCTTCAAACTGCAGgagatttttctctgtgttgtgCTGCAAAGCATCTTCCCTGCAGCTGTACTGGCAGGAGCTACACACATTCCTCGTGTCTGAGGCCTCTCAACGGGACTCTCCCAAAGACcagatgctggcagcagcagagaggccTGGGGAAGGGGTGCAGCATCTCCTGGTCTGGGACACAGCAGGAGCAAAAGATGCTGCTGTTCCTTGGccagccccagctccatccATCAGCCCTTGCcaggctgctgc is a window encoding:
- the PTGES gene encoding prostaglandin E synthase isoform X1; this translates as MGAAEGQGRSSASPTMMGNTVFLSFAFYSTILILKMYVVAIITGQVRLRKKAFANPEDALRNGGLQYYREDPDVERCRRAHRNDMENIFPFLFLGAVYSLLDPSPAVARIHFFIFCVGRIVHTVAYLLKLRAPTRSVAYSVAQLPCFSMALQILLAAAPYW
- the PTGES gene encoding prostaglandin E synthase isoform X2, with amino-acid sequence MMGNTVFLSFAFYSTILILKMYVVAIITGQVRLRKKAFANPEDALRNGGLQYYREDPDVERCRRAHRNDMENIFPFLFLGAVYSLLDPSPAVARIHFFIFCVGRIVHTVAYLLKLRAPTRSVAYSVAQLPCFSMALQILLAAAPYW